In Intestinibacillus sp. Marseille-P6563, a single genomic region encodes these proteins:
- a CDS encoding DUF3558 domain-containing protein, producing the protein MFPKKPTRRHKIILPLALVVVLVGYTVFSGWMIAAPRELTAKLVDLSGDRSALDPFPLGLTLQSELLKQDIRIENGTLTSSVRYDRGRQPYAATDTPVSSAGSMLSPAPGAQTEITSGFLPIISFPSQELEPEEGYILTTDRAKIYLSGYVFEESLNGHFCIESDMYLQSTEPDLSIGYYDENQLSYASRADKKDDGLGSYSIYGATIGPNRMDPDLFESFQIDLQGVRCGDSIFFMPCTDGSIERATQITTDSNDVTQYSQSAVGSPGSTSTSTIQLTGTCHLYQVVEADYFAVPFEGCTPDNITTFGKVEPVLSFPAEDCSLLTLQNIDDEYIFLGVKTGRELQFYLLRPDGTVQDQCSLPIPDDVSDGLTWESESQFANRDTDGAACQTLGLTASNVYYEDRNTVHIGVEFSEFLSFRITDHLELASHQDYEISTYPMLMAYRDGKLFVLDQVDRNFPLPTAVPDDSSYFYSPSYTQLYVSVYDDTGRLYYGELQTDINDQYFRSYYSRSYANFYLLDEPDTLQRGTSF; encoded by the coding sequence GAAGCCTACCCGCCGCCATAAAATCATCCTCCCACTCGCACTGGTTGTCGTTTTGGTCGGTTATACCGTATTCAGTGGCTGGATGATAGCCGCCCCACGTGAACTGACCGCCAAACTGGTCGACCTCTCCGGTGACCGCTCTGCACTCGACCCATTCCCGCTGGGCCTTACCCTGCAAAGCGAATTGCTAAAGCAGGATATTCGCATTGAAAACGGCACTTTGACTTCCTCGGTCCGTTACGACCGCGGACGACAGCCTTATGCAGCCACCGATACTCCGGTCAGCAGCGCGGGTTCTATGCTATCGCCAGCCCCTGGCGCACAGACCGAAATCACGTCCGGCTTTTTGCCTATCATCTCGTTTCCTTCGCAAGAGTTGGAACCGGAAGAAGGCTATATTCTCACCACTGACCGGGCGAAAATCTACCTCAGTGGTTATGTATTTGAAGAATCTTTAAACGGACATTTCTGCATCGAAAGCGATATGTATCTGCAATCGACAGAGCCCGATCTTTCGATTGGGTACTACGACGAAAATCAACTGTCGTATGCGTCCCGTGCGGACAAGAAAGATGACGGTCTGGGTTCGTATTCTATCTACGGCGCGACCATTGGACCCAATCGCATGGACCCCGACCTCTTCGAAAGCTTTCAAATCGACTTGCAGGGCGTACGCTGTGGGGATTCCATTTTCTTCATGCCTTGCACCGATGGCTCCATCGAACGTGCCACGCAGATTACGACCGATTCCAACGATGTCACCCAGTATTCCCAGTCGGCTGTCGGTTCTCCGGGAAGCACCAGCACATCTACCATCCAGCTCACCGGCACATGCCATTTGTATCAGGTCGTGGAGGCGGATTACTTTGCAGTACCTTTTGAAGGATGCACACCAGACAACATCACCACTTTCGGCAAGGTCGAACCGGTCTTGTCCTTCCCTGCGGAGGACTGCTCGCTGCTGACCTTGCAGAACATCGACGATGAATATATTTTCCTGGGTGTAAAAACCGGGCGGGAACTGCAATTTTATCTGCTGCGTCCGGATGGTACCGTACAAGACCAATGCAGCCTTCCGATCCCGGATGACGTATCCGATGGCCTCACCTGGGAATCCGAATCGCAATTTGCCAACCGGGATACCGATGGGGCTGCTTGCCAGACCTTGGGATTGACCGCTTCGAATGTGTACTACGAAGATCGAAACACCGTGCATATTGGTGTGGAATTTTCGGAATTTTTGTCTTTCCGCATCACAGATCATTTGGAACTTGCCTCGCATCAAGATTATGAAATCAGCACCTATCCGATGCTCATGGCTTACCGCGATGGCAAACTGTTCGTCCTCGATCAGGTAGACCGCAACTTCCCGCTTCCTACCGCAGTGCCCGATGACAGCAGCTATTTTTATTCCCCATCTTATACGCAGTTGTATGTATCCGTATATGACGATACCGGACGCTTATATTATGGAGAACTGCAAACCGACATCAACGACCAATACTTCCGTTCGTACTATTCGCGTTCGTATGCTAATTTTTATCTTCTGGATGAACCTGATACGCTGCAACGCGGCACATCATTCTAA
- a CDS encoding IS110 family transposase, with protein MVVSVGIDVAKDKHDCFIQSSEGEVLADVFTISNNMDGFHTLLEKIQVCTASQDKIKVGLEATGHYSYNLLGFLLDNGLATYVLNPLRTNLYRKSLSLRKTKTDHVDARTIAAMLLSDVGLKPYTNTAYHNEELKSLTRYRFDKVKERAKLKSSISRLVCILFPELEKLVSSLHLATVYALLEEFPGAKQIAKAHLTRLKSLLENASKGRYKRDMAVAVRDAARNSIGSKMPAKSLELQHTIRLIQELDTEIDEIEAEIEAMMEEIHSPITTIPGIGCRMGAMILAEVGDLSRFDSSDKLLAYAGMSPSTYQSGQLKNCYPHMEKRGSRYLRYALYNTTKYVCLWNPTFAAYLAKKRAEGKHYNVAISHAAKKLVRLIFAMEKSKQPYRSAA; from the coding sequence ATGGTAGTTTCTGTTGGTATTGATGTGGCAAAGGACAAGCACGACTGCTTTATTCAGAGTTCGGAGGGTGAAGTGCTTGCAGATGTGTTTACCATTTCCAACAATATGGATGGATTTCACACACTGCTGGAGAAAATCCAGGTCTGCACCGCATCCCAGGACAAAATAAAGGTAGGGCTTGAGGCTACGGGACATTACAGCTACAATCTGCTTGGATTTCTTCTTGACAACGGTCTGGCCACCTATGTCTTGAATCCCTTACGCACGAACCTCTACCGGAAAAGTCTCAGCCTGCGAAAGACCAAGACCGACCATGTAGATGCTCGAACCATTGCTGCTATGCTGTTATCCGATGTGGGCCTCAAACCCTACACGAATACAGCATATCACAATGAGGAACTAAAGTCACTCACCAGATACCGTTTTGACAAGGTAAAAGAACGAGCAAAACTGAAAAGCTCAATTTCCAGACTGGTTTGCATTCTCTTCCCTGAACTGGAGAAGCTGGTGTCCTCTCTCCATTTGGCGACTGTCTATGCTCTGCTGGAAGAGTTTCCAGGTGCCAAACAGATTGCCAAGGCACACCTGACAAGGCTCAAATCCCTTCTGGAGAATGCCTCCAAAGGACGCTATAAGCGGGATATGGCTGTGGCAGTTCGGGATGCGGCACGAAACTCCATTGGTTCTAAAATGCCTGCCAAGTCCTTGGAATTACAGCACACCATCCGTCTCATCCAGGAATTAGATACCGAGATTGACGAGATTGAAGCAGAAATTGAGGCCATGATGGAGGAAATCCATTCTCCCATCACCACCATTCCAGGTATTGGCTGCCGCATGGGTGCCATGATCCTGGCAGAGGTTGGGGATCTCTCTCGCTTCGACTCCTCAGACAAGCTGTTGGCTTATGCCGGAATGTCACCGTCTACTTACCAATCCGGACAGCTCAAAAATTGCTACCCGCACATGGAGAAACGAGGTTCCCGATACTTACGCTACGCTCTTTACAATACTACTAAGTATGTCTGTCTTTGGAATCCAACCTTTGCCGCCTATCTCGCTAAAAAGAGGGCCGAGGGTAAGCACTACAATGTTGCCATCTCCCACGCTGCCAAGAAGCTGGTGCGGCTTATCTTTGCCATGGAGAAATCCAAGCAACCCTATCGCTCAGCAGCCTGA